Proteins from a genomic interval of Pogoniulus pusillus isolate bPogPus1 chromosome 30, bPogPus1.pri, whole genome shotgun sequence:
- the POP5 gene encoding LOW QUALITY PROTEIN: ribonuclease P/MRP protein subunit POP5 (The sequence of the model RefSeq protein was modified relative to this genomic sequence to represent the inferred CDS: deleted 1 base in 1 codon): MVRFKNRYVLCEVVSEDSRCRQCIEDRAVGLAIRDAIGRVHGDYGLACCSVSFTVKYLNAYTGIVLLRCRKDSYRLLCSALPFVRLLEGRNQRYPCALNTLHVGGTIRTCQKFLIQYNRRQLLMLLQNCTNEEERRCVQKSLLSCSLTEEQPQSGDEEDDGSTETD, translated from the exons ATGGTCCGCTTCAAGAACAG GTACGTGCTGTGCGAGGTGGTCTCGGAGGACTCGCGG TGCCGGCAGTGCATCGAGGACCGCGCGGTGGGCCTCGCCATCAGGGACGCCATCGGGCGGGTGCACGGGGACTACGGCCTCGCCTGCTGCTCCGTCTCTTTCACGG TGAAGTATCTGAACGCCTACACCGGGATCGTGCTCCTGCGATGCCGCAAGGACTCGTACCGGCTGCTGTGCTCCGCGCTCCCCTTTGTCAGGCTGCTGGAGGGCCGGAACCAGCGCTACCCCTGCGCGCTCAACACCCTGCACGTCGGAG GTACCATAAGAACATGTCAGAAGTTCCTAATCCAGTATAACAGAAGACAGCTGCTGATGTTGTTGCAAAACTGTACAAACGAag AGGAAAGACGGTGTGTACAGAAGTCCTTGTTGAGCTGTTCCCtgacagaagagcagcctcaaagtggagatgaggaagatgaTGGCAGCACAGAGACAGACTGA